The Deltaproteobacteria bacterium genome has a segment encoding these proteins:
- a CDS encoding NAD(P)-dependent oxidoreductase: MTTLVAGANGLVGSRIVARLSGAGERAVALGRGPRRVEGAFEYVEMDLLHAPEKLWELIGRMRPAGVINAAAMTDVDACEQSPHDAWALNVRAVEVAASACAQAGARLTTLSTDYVFDGAKGSYSEDDAPNPRGIYARTKRAGEEAALILADDVAVCRVALIYSGRPGAKKTFPLTVLESLRAGKSVKAFSDQIGSPTLADNAAEMVIGVHRSGAKGMFHCAGATEIS; the protein is encoded by the coding sequence ATGACAACCCTCGTCGCCGGCGCGAACGGGCTGGTCGGTAGCCGCATCGTCGCGCGGCTGAGCGGGGCGGGAGAGCGGGCGGTCGCGCTTGGCCGCGGTCCGCGGCGGGTCGAAGGCGCGTTCGAGTACGTGGAGATGGATCTCCTGCACGCGCCGGAGAAGCTGTGGGAGCTGATCGGCAGGATGCGGCCGGCGGGCGTGATCAACGCGGCTGCGATGACCGACGTCGATGCCTGCGAGCAGAGCCCCCACGATGCCTGGGCGTTGAACGTGCGTGCGGTGGAGGTCGCGGCTTCGGCGTGCGCGCAGGCCGGCGCGCGCCTGACCACGCTGTCGACCGACTACGTGTTCGACGGCGCCAAGGGCAGCTACTCCGAAGACGACGCTCCCAATCCGCGCGGCATCTACGCCCGGACCAAGCGCGCCGGAGAGGAGGCCGCGCTGATCCTCGCGGACGACGTCGCGGTGTGCCGCGTGGCGCTGATCTATAGCGGCCGGCCAGGAGCGAAGAAGACGTTTCCGCTCACCGTCCTCGAGTCCTTGCGGGCCGGCAAGTCCGTCAAGGCATTCTCGGATCAGATCGGCTCGCCGACCTTGGCGGACAACGCGGCCGAGATGGTGATCGGAGTTCACCGCTCGGGCGCCAAGGGAATGTTCCACTGCGCGGGCGCGACGGAGATCTCGA
- the rfbB gene encoding dTDP-glucose 4,6-dehydratase — translation MTQTVLVTGGAGFIGSNLVRLLRRERPDWTVVNLDKLTYAGNAESLAELREDEKHAFVRGDILDAELVNRLISDRKVDVILNLAAESHVDRSILGPAIFVETNVSGTQVLLEAARQAKVRRFVQVSTDEVYGSLGATGRFSESSPLRPSSPYSASKAAADLLALAYGHTFGMDVVVTRSSNNYGPYQFPEKLIPLMIANALEGRRLPVYGDGLQVRDWIHVDDHCRALLAAAERGRAGEVYNVGGDNEWPNLQIVGRLLEILGKPRELIEHVKDRPGHDRRYAVDAARARAELGWTPRISFGEGLTSTVEWYVQNRGWWERVRTGEYLTYYERNYGAR, via the coding sequence GTGACGCAGACCGTCCTGGTCACGGGCGGCGCAGGGTTCATCGGCAGCAACCTGGTGCGGCTGCTGCGCCGCGAGCGCCCGGACTGGACGGTCGTCAACCTGGACAAGCTGACCTATGCCGGCAACGCCGAGTCGCTGGCGGAACTGCGGGAGGATGAGAAGCACGCCTTCGTCCGCGGCGACATCCTCGACGCGGAGCTGGTGAATCGGCTGATCAGCGACCGCAAGGTCGACGTGATCCTCAACCTCGCCGCGGAGAGCCACGTCGATCGCAGCATCCTCGGGCCGGCCATCTTCGTGGAGACCAACGTCTCCGGAACGCAGGTGCTGCTGGAGGCCGCCCGGCAGGCGAAGGTGAGGCGGTTCGTGCAGGTCTCGACCGATGAAGTCTACGGATCGCTGGGAGCGACGGGCAGGTTCAGCGAGAGCAGCCCGCTGAGGCCCTCCAGCCCGTACAGCGCGTCGAAGGCCGCGGCCGATCTGCTCGCGCTGGCCTACGGGCACACGTTCGGCATGGACGTGGTGGTGACGCGCTCCTCGAACAACTACGGCCCGTACCAGTTTCCCGAGAAGCTGATCCCGCTGATGATCGCCAACGCGCTCGAAGGCCGCAGGCTGCCTGTCTATGGCGACGGGCTCCAGGTCCGCGACTGGATCCACGTGGACGATCATTGCCGCGCGCTGCTCGCGGCTGCCGAGCGAGGCCGCGCGGGAGAGGTGTACAACGTCGGCGGCGACAACGAGTGGCCGAATCTCCAGATCGTGGGACGGCTGCTGGAGATCCTCGGCAAGCCGCGCGAGCTGATCGAGCACGTGAAGGACCGGCCGGGACACGACCGCCGCTACGCCGTCGACGCTGCGCGGGCGCGTGCCGAGCTGGGCTGGACACCGCGCATCTCCTTCGGCGAGGGGCTGACGAGCACCGTCGAGTGGTACGTGCAGAACCGCGGCTGGTGGGAGCGCGTCCGCACCGGCGAGTACCTCACGTACTACGAGCGCAATTACGGAGCGCGATGA
- a CDS encoding spore coat protein produces the protein MKGIILAGGTGSRLFPLTKVTNKHLLPVGQEPMIFHPVRKLTDAGIEEILVVTGVEHMGDVVTLLGSGKDFRCRFTYKVQDEAGGIAQALGLAESFAGDDLMCVILGDNIFEDAIGPYVKAFREQGKGARLLLKQVHDPQRYGVAEVEGSRVVRIVEKPKKPKTDLAVVGIYFYDSRVFDIIRTLKPSGRGELEITDVNNHYLRAGTLHCDRLQGWWTDAGTFDSLASANELVRRK, from the coding sequence ATGAAAGGCATCATCCTCGCCGGCGGAACCGGGTCCCGCCTGTTTCCGCTCACCAAAGTGACCAACAAGCACCTTCTTCCGGTGGGGCAGGAGCCGATGATCTTCCATCCGGTGCGCAAGCTCACCGACGCCGGCATCGAGGAGATCCTCGTCGTGACCGGCGTCGAGCACATGGGCGACGTGGTGACGCTGCTCGGCTCCGGCAAGGACTTCCGCTGCCGATTCACCTACAAGGTGCAGGACGAGGCCGGCGGCATCGCGCAGGCGCTCGGACTGGCGGAGAGCTTCGCCGGCGACGACCTGATGTGCGTGATCCTCGGCGACAACATCTTCGAGGACGCCATCGGTCCCTACGTGAAGGCTTTCCGCGAGCAAGGGAAGGGGGCGCGCCTGCTGCTCAAGCAGGTGCACGACCCGCAGCGGTACGGCGTCGCCGAGGTGGAAGGCTCCCGCGTGGTGCGCATCGTGGAGAAGCCGAAGAAACCGAAGACGGATCTGGCGGTGGTCGGCATCTACTTCTACGATTCCCGGGTGTTCGACATCATCCGCACCCTCAAGCCCAGCGGCCGAGGCGAGCTGGAGATCACCGACGTGAACAACCATTACCTGCGCGCGGGAACGCTGCATTGCGACCGCCTGCAGGGGTGGTGGACGGACGCGGGCACCTTCGACTCGCTGGCCTCGGCGAACGAGCTGGTGAGGCGCAAGTGA